A window from Atribacterota bacterium encodes these proteins:
- a CDS encoding glutamine--tRNA ligase/YqeY domain fusion protein, translating to MCAQENRKSNNNHKESVNFIQAIVDHDKATGKYGGRVHLRFPPEPNGYLHIGHAKSICLNFGLAEKNNGLCNLRFDDTNPSKEDVEYIDSIIRDVSWLGFDWEDRLYYASDYFERMYEDAIALIKKGKAYVCDLSPEEIRKYRGTFTEPGEESPYRNRAVERNLILFRQMRDGLFEDGTRVLRAKIDMNSPNLNMRDPILYRIVKQKHHRTGDNWCIYPMYDYAHPLEDYYEGITHSICTLEFEDHRPFYDWLLSSLYYTELPRQIEFARLDLTNTVMSKRKLRTLVEEGYVNDWDDPRLPTISGLRRRGYTPESIRNFCERIGVAKTNSVVDIRFLEHCIREDLNKKSQRVMAVLNPLKLIIDNYPEDITEELESENNPEDPSAGYRKIPFSKVLYIENDDFHEDPPRKYFRLAPGREVRLKNAYIIKCQGFVRDEESGKIIEIHCTYDPDTKSGRPGAKRKVKGTLHWVSAKHALKAEIRLYDYLLLEKDKTESEEEKENFINRINPNSLEIKTDCLVEPGLSNSAKGDKFQFMRKGYFCVDPDSNRENLVFNRIVTLRDSWEKIMKAK from the coding sequence TTCGTTTTCCACCGGAACCAAATGGTTATTTGCATATTGGACATGCCAAATCCATTTGTCTGAATTTTGGTTTAGCTGAGAAAAATAATGGGTTGTGTAACCTCCGGTTTGACGATACAAACCCGTCTAAAGAAGATGTTGAGTATATTGATTCAATAATAAGAGATGTCAGCTGGCTGGGTTTTGATTGGGAAGACCGGCTTTATTATGCTTCTGATTATTTTGAAAGAATGTATGAAGATGCTATTGCTTTAATTAAAAAAGGGAAAGCCTATGTATGTGACCTGAGCCCTGAGGAGATTAGAAAATATAGGGGTACTTTTACTGAACCGGGGGAAGAAAGCCCCTATAGAAATCGCGCTGTTGAAAGAAATTTAATCCTGTTTAGACAGATGCGAGATGGTCTTTTTGAGGATGGAACCCGGGTTTTAAGAGCAAAAATAGACATGAATTCCCCTAATTTAAATATGCGTGATCCGATATTATACAGGATTGTAAAACAAAAGCATCACCGTACAGGTGATAATTGGTGTATTTATCCAATGTATGATTATGCTCATCCATTGGAAGATTATTATGAAGGTATTACACATTCTATCTGCACCCTGGAATTTGAAGATCATCGCCCTTTTTATGATTGGTTGTTATCCAGTCTGTATTATACTGAATTACCCCGACAGATTGAGTTTGCCAGGCTTGATTTGACTAATACTGTAATGAGCAAGCGAAAATTGCGCACACTTGTGGAAGAAGGTTATGTTAATGATTGGGATGATCCCCGTTTGCCCACTATTTCAGGTCTAAGACGCAGAGGCTATACACCTGAGTCTATCAGGAATTTTTGTGAGAGGATTGGAGTTGCAAAAACAAACAGCGTTGTAGATATTCGTTTTTTAGAACACTGCATAAGGGAAGATTTAAACAAGAAATCACAAAGAGTTATGGCTGTATTAAATCCTCTAAAATTGATAATTGATAATTATCCTGAAGATATCACAGAAGAATTGGAAAGCGAGAATAACCCTGAAGATCCTTCTGCAGGATATCGTAAAATTCCTTTTTCTAAAGTCCTGTATATCGAAAATGATGATTTTCATGAAGATCCTCCCAGAAAATATTTTAGATTGGCTCCCGGTCGGGAAGTAAGATTGAAGAATGCCTATATTATTAAATGTCAGGGATTTGTAAGGGACGAAGAATCCGGTAAAATTATCGAAATACACTGCACTTATGACCCGGATACGAAAAGTGGTCGTCCTGGTGCAAAACGAAAGGTTAAAGGAACCTTGCATTGGGTTTCTGCAAAGCATGCGTTAAAAGCAGAAATTCGTTTATATGATTATCTTCTGCTGGAAAAAGATAAAACAGAATCTGAGGAAGAGAAAGAAAATTTTATAAATCGAATCAATCCCAATTCATTGGAAATTAAGACTGACTGTCTGGTGGAACCCGGTTTAAGTAATTCAGCAAAGGGTGATAAATTTCAGTTTATGCGTAAGGGATATTTTTGTGTTGACCCTGATTCAAATCGAGAAAATTTAGTATTTAACCGTATTGTTACATTACGGGATAGCTGGGAAAAAATAATGAAAGCAAAATAA